One Dunckerocampus dactyliophorus isolate RoL2022-P2 chromosome 18, RoL_Ddac_1.1, whole genome shotgun sequence genomic region harbors:
- the LOC129171297 gene encoding vesicle-fusing ATPase isoform X2, which yields MATRTMQAARCPTDELSLTNCAVVSEKDLQSGQHVTVKTTPNHKFVFTVKTHHTVAPGSIAFSLPQRKWAGLSIGQEVEVSNYNFDKSKQCIGAMTIEIDFLQKKSTDSSPYDSDKMAAEFIQQFNSQGFSVTQQLVFSFCDKLFGLVVKDIEAMDASILKGEAASGKKPQKIDIGLLVGNSQVIFEKAESSSLTLVGKAKTKEARQTIINPDWNFEKMGIGGLDKEFSDIFRRAFASRVFPPDIVEQMGCKHVKGILLFGPPGCGKTLMARQIGKMLNAREPKIVNGPEILNKYVGESEANIRKLFAEAEEEQKRLGANSGLHIIIFDELDAICKQRGTGASSTGVHDTVVNQLLSKIDGVEQLNNILVIGMTNRPDLIDDALMRPGRFEVKMEIGLPDEKGRVQILTIHTNKMRSFNLLAGDVNIPELAAETKNYSGAELEGLVRAAQSTAMNRHIKATSTVEVDMERAEKLQVTRDDFMGSLNNDIKPAFGTNQEDYSSYIMNGIIKWGDPVTHVLDDGELLVQQTKNSDRTPLVAVLLEGPPHSGKTALAAKIAEDSQFPFIKICSPDKMIGHSEISKCQAIKKVFDDAYKSQLSCVVVDDIERLLDYVPIGPRFSNLVLQALLVLLKKAPPKGRKLLIIGTTSRKDVLQEMEMLDAFSTTIHIPNISTGEQLVDALELLGSFTDKERASIAHQLKGKRVWIGIKKLLVLIEMSLQMDQDYRVTKFLSLLRDEGADRSFYE from the exons ACCATGCAAGCAGCACGATGCCCGACAGATGAGCTGTCACTGACAAATTGTGCTGTGGTCAGCGAGAAGGATCTGCAGTCCGGACA ACATGTGACTGTGAAGACCACACCCAACCACAAATTTGTGTTTACGGTCAAGACCCACCACACGGTGGCGCCTGGTTCAATTGCTTTCAGTCTCCCACAG CGAAAATGGGCGGGTCTCTCCATTGGCCAGGAGGTGGAAG TGTCCAACTACAACTTTGACAAGTCCAAGCAGTGCATCGGTGCCATGACAATCGAAATCGACTTCCTGCAGAAGAAGAGTACCGACTCCTCACCTTATGACTCCGACAAGATGGCTGCCGAGTTCATCCAGCAGTTCAACAGCCAGGGTTTCTCTGTCACACAGCAG CTGGTGTTCAGTTTCTGTGACAAACTCTTTGGACTGGTTGTCAAAGATATTGAGGCCATGGATGCCAGCATCCTTAAAGGTGAAGCAGCCTCTGGAAAGAAACCACAGAAG ATTGACATTGGGCTCCTGGTGGGTAACAGCCAGGTGATTTTTGAGAAGGCAGAGAGTTCCTCCTTAACACTTGTTG gcaagGCAAAAACCAAGGAGGCACGTCAGACAATCATCAACCCAGATTGGAACTTTGAGAAAATGGGAATTGGAGGTCTGGACAAAGAATTCTCCGACATTTTCCGCAGAGCCTTTGCTTCTCGAGTCTTCCCGCCTGACATTGTGGAGCAGATGG GTTGCAAGCACGTGAAGGGAATCCTGCTCTTCGGACCTCCAGGCTGTGGTAAAACCCTCATGGCCAGGCAGATTGGTAAAATGCTGAACGCCCGCGAGCCAAAGATTGTCAACGGTCCAGAAATCCTAAACAAGTATGTGGGAGAGTCTGAGGCCAACATCCGCAAGTTGTTTGCTGAGGCAGAGGAGGAGCAGAAGCGG CTGGGAGCCAACAGCGGCCTTCATATCATCATTTTTGATGAGTTGGATGCCATTTGCAAGCAGAGAGGCACAGGCGCTAGCAGCACAGGCGTACACGACACTGTGGTCAACCAGCTCTTGTCCAAGATTGATGGTGTGGAGCAACTTAATAATATCCTGGTCATCG GGATGACCAACAGGCCTGACCTGATTGACGATGCCCTCATGAGGCCTGGCAGGTTTGAAGTCAAGATGGAAATTG GTCTTCCTGATGAGAAAGGTCGTGTGCAGATTCTCACTATTCACACGAACAAGATGCGAAGCTTCAACCTGCTGGCTGGCGATGtcaacataccagagctggcAGCTGAAACCAAGAACTACAGCGGTGCAGAGCTGGAGGGGCTGGTCAGAGCCGCACAGTCCACCGCCATGAACCGACACATCAAG GCTACATCCACAGTTGAGGTGGACATGGAGAGGGCAGAGAAGCTGCAGGTCACAAGAGATGACTTCATGGGATCCCTCAACAATGACATTAAACCT GCATTTGGTACAAACCAGGAGGATTACTCCAGCTACATCATGAACGGCATCATCAAATGGGGTGACCCAGTTACACACGTGCTAGATGATGGAGAGCTGCTGGTACAGCAGACCAAGAACAGTGACCGCACACCACTGGTGGCTGTCTTACTCGAGG gtCCACCTCACAGTGGAAAGACAGCTCTGGCAGCCAAGATTGCAGAGGACTCACAGTTCCCTTTCATTAAGATCTGTTCTCCGGACAAGATGATTGGACACTCGGAGATCTCCAAGTGTCAGGCCATCAAGAAG GTCTTTGATGACGCTTATAAGTCCCAGTTGAGCTGCGTGGTGGTTGATGACATCGAACGCCTGCTGGACTACGTCCCCATCGGCCCTCGTTTCTCCAACCTGGTCCTCCAAGCTCTGTTGGTGCTCTTGAAGAAAGCACCTCCCAAG GGTCGGAAGCTCCTCATCATCGGCACCACCAGCAGGAAGGACGTCTTACAAGAGATGGAGATGTTGGATGCCTTCAGCACTACCATCCACATCCCGAACATCTCTACTGGAGAGCAGCTTGTTGATGCTTTGGAG CTGTTGGGGAGCTTCACGGATAAAGAGAGGGCCAGCATTGCACACCAGCTTAAAGGAAAGCGAGTTTGGATTGGCATCAAGAAGCTGCTTGTGCTTATCGAGATGTCACTGCAG ATGGACCAAGACTACAGAGTGACGAAGTTCCTGTCCCTGCTGCGAGATGAGGGGGC CGACCGCAGCTTCTACGAGTAG
- the LOC129171297 gene encoding vesicle-fusing ATPase isoform X1, with amino-acid sequence MATRTMQAARCPTDELSLTNCAVVSEKDLQSGQHVTVKTTPNHKFVFTVKTHHTVAPGSIAFSLPQRKWAGLSIGQEVEVSNYNFDKSKQCIGAMTIEIDFLQKKSTDSSPYDSDKMAAEFIQQFNSQGFSVTQQLVFSFCDKLFGLVVKDIEAMDASILKGEAASGKKPQKIDIGLLVGNSQVIFEKAESSSLTLVGKAKTKEARQTIINPDWNFEKMGIGGLDKEFSDIFRRAFASRVFPPDIVEQMGCKHVKGILLFGPPGCGKTLMARQIGKMLNAREPKIVNGPEILNKYVGESEANIRKLFAEAEEEQKRLGANSGLHIIIFDELDAICKQRGTGASSTGVHDTVVNQLLSKIDGVEQLNNILVIGMTNRPDLIDDALMRPGRFEVKMEIGLPDEKGRVQILTIHTNKMRSFNLLAGDVNIPELAAETKNYSGAELEGLVRAAQSTAMNRHIKATSTVEVDMERAEKLQVTRDDFMGSLNNDIKPAFGTNQEDYSSYIMNGIIKWGDPVTHVLDDGELLVQQTKNSDRTPLVAVLLEGPPHSGKTALAAKIAEDSQFPFIKICSPDKMIGHSEISKCQAIKKVFDDAYKSQLSCVVVDDIERLLDYVPIGPRFSNLVLQALLVLLKKAPPKGRKLLIIGTTSRKDVLQEMEMLDAFSTTIHIPNISTGEQLVDALELLGSFTDKERASIAHQLKGKRVWIGIKKLLVLIEMSLQMDQDYRVTKFLSLLRDEGALNEGNQIRI; translated from the exons ACCATGCAAGCAGCACGATGCCCGACAGATGAGCTGTCACTGACAAATTGTGCTGTGGTCAGCGAGAAGGATCTGCAGTCCGGACA ACATGTGACTGTGAAGACCACACCCAACCACAAATTTGTGTTTACGGTCAAGACCCACCACACGGTGGCGCCTGGTTCAATTGCTTTCAGTCTCCCACAG CGAAAATGGGCGGGTCTCTCCATTGGCCAGGAGGTGGAAG TGTCCAACTACAACTTTGACAAGTCCAAGCAGTGCATCGGTGCCATGACAATCGAAATCGACTTCCTGCAGAAGAAGAGTACCGACTCCTCACCTTATGACTCCGACAAGATGGCTGCCGAGTTCATCCAGCAGTTCAACAGCCAGGGTTTCTCTGTCACACAGCAG CTGGTGTTCAGTTTCTGTGACAAACTCTTTGGACTGGTTGTCAAAGATATTGAGGCCATGGATGCCAGCATCCTTAAAGGTGAAGCAGCCTCTGGAAAGAAACCACAGAAG ATTGACATTGGGCTCCTGGTGGGTAACAGCCAGGTGATTTTTGAGAAGGCAGAGAGTTCCTCCTTAACACTTGTTG gcaagGCAAAAACCAAGGAGGCACGTCAGACAATCATCAACCCAGATTGGAACTTTGAGAAAATGGGAATTGGAGGTCTGGACAAAGAATTCTCCGACATTTTCCGCAGAGCCTTTGCTTCTCGAGTCTTCCCGCCTGACATTGTGGAGCAGATGG GTTGCAAGCACGTGAAGGGAATCCTGCTCTTCGGACCTCCAGGCTGTGGTAAAACCCTCATGGCCAGGCAGATTGGTAAAATGCTGAACGCCCGCGAGCCAAAGATTGTCAACGGTCCAGAAATCCTAAACAAGTATGTGGGAGAGTCTGAGGCCAACATCCGCAAGTTGTTTGCTGAGGCAGAGGAGGAGCAGAAGCGG CTGGGAGCCAACAGCGGCCTTCATATCATCATTTTTGATGAGTTGGATGCCATTTGCAAGCAGAGAGGCACAGGCGCTAGCAGCACAGGCGTACACGACACTGTGGTCAACCAGCTCTTGTCCAAGATTGATGGTGTGGAGCAACTTAATAATATCCTGGTCATCG GGATGACCAACAGGCCTGACCTGATTGACGATGCCCTCATGAGGCCTGGCAGGTTTGAAGTCAAGATGGAAATTG GTCTTCCTGATGAGAAAGGTCGTGTGCAGATTCTCACTATTCACACGAACAAGATGCGAAGCTTCAACCTGCTGGCTGGCGATGtcaacataccagagctggcAGCTGAAACCAAGAACTACAGCGGTGCAGAGCTGGAGGGGCTGGTCAGAGCCGCACAGTCCACCGCCATGAACCGACACATCAAG GCTACATCCACAGTTGAGGTGGACATGGAGAGGGCAGAGAAGCTGCAGGTCACAAGAGATGACTTCATGGGATCCCTCAACAATGACATTAAACCT GCATTTGGTACAAACCAGGAGGATTACTCCAGCTACATCATGAACGGCATCATCAAATGGGGTGACCCAGTTACACACGTGCTAGATGATGGAGAGCTGCTGGTACAGCAGACCAAGAACAGTGACCGCACACCACTGGTGGCTGTCTTACTCGAGG gtCCACCTCACAGTGGAAAGACAGCTCTGGCAGCCAAGATTGCAGAGGACTCACAGTTCCCTTTCATTAAGATCTGTTCTCCGGACAAGATGATTGGACACTCGGAGATCTCCAAGTGTCAGGCCATCAAGAAG GTCTTTGATGACGCTTATAAGTCCCAGTTGAGCTGCGTGGTGGTTGATGACATCGAACGCCTGCTGGACTACGTCCCCATCGGCCCTCGTTTCTCCAACCTGGTCCTCCAAGCTCTGTTGGTGCTCTTGAAGAAAGCACCTCCCAAG GGTCGGAAGCTCCTCATCATCGGCACCACCAGCAGGAAGGACGTCTTACAAGAGATGGAGATGTTGGATGCCTTCAGCACTACCATCCACATCCCGAACATCTCTACTGGAGAGCAGCTTGTTGATGCTTTGGAG CTGTTGGGGAGCTTCACGGATAAAGAGAGGGCCAGCATTGCACACCAGCTTAAAGGAAAGCGAGTTTGGATTGGCATCAAGAAGCTGCTTGTGCTTATCGAGATGTCACTGCAG ATGGACCAAGACTACAGAGTGACGAAGTTCCTGTCCCTGCTGCGAGATGAGGGGGC GTTGAACGAAGGAAATCAAATCCGAATTTAA